A window of Terriglobia bacterium genomic DNA:
TCCGCAGTCCTGCGTTGATGATGGCCTCGCTGATTTTTCCGTTGGTGCAACTGGTGGTGCTGGGCTACGCCTTCGGCGGCAAGATCAAAAATCTGAAGGTGGGAGTCGTCAACCAGGACCACGGCATCGAGACTGTCCGCCTGCGCGAGATGTTCGGAGCGATTGCCGCCAACGCGTTAACGTTCACCACGGTGAATTACAACGATCCCAGGCAGGCAATCGTCGATCTGAAAGAAGGCCGCATCGACGCCGTGGTGGAAATCCCGCCCAACTTTTCCCGCAATGTTCTTGAGCAGCACGCTCCGCAGATCGCGCTGGTCGAAGACAACACGGACAATTTTGTCACCAGCGCGCTGGAGGGCGTCTTCACGGGACTGGTGAGCGCCTACAACCAGCCGGCCGTCGAGCCTCGCGTGCCCGGCGGCGCCAGCTTGCAGGTGGTGGAGCTTTATCCTTACGTTCCCTACATCCAATATCTGCTGGCGGGCTCGGTGGTGCTGGCCATTTTTGTTTCCGCCATGATCGGCGGCGGCATCATCTTTATTGATGATAAAGCTCGCGGTTTGCACGAAGGCTACCTGGTGAC
This region includes:
- a CDS encoding ABC transporter permease; translation: MNRIAAIIQRDLLKFFRSPALMMASLIFPLVQLVVLGYAFGGKIKNLKVGVVNQDHGIETVRLREMFGAIAANALTFTTVNYNDPRQAIVDLKEGRIDAVVEIPPNFSRNVLEQHAPQIALVEDNTDNFVTSALEGVFTGLVSAYNQPAVEPRVPGGASLQVVELYPYVPYIQYLLAGSVVLAIFVSAMIGGGIIFIDDKARGLHEGYLVTPITKFELIMGFTLSGASKAILAGLLLSTLGALLAGIPHPFDPLRLLRLIVVIVVSSMALISMMFLMMVRISDPLVPRAIFGVLNTLLFFPSGAVYPINAFPAWMKVITVVDPFTYAVHAFKTLFLKNTGFAAISFDLAFLTVFTIIMMTSATLLFRRTL